GCCCTGTAGAGGCAAGGATTACCTTTGAATAGTGATCCCGTACTTTTTAATCAGGCGGTAGAGGGTCACGTGCGAGACCCCAAGGGCACGCGCGGTTTCTAATACGCAATTATCGGTTTGCACCAGGCCGCGCTCTACAGTCGCTTTTTCCGCCCTTTCTTTGGCTTCCCTCAAATTTAATGGATATGGTTTCTCGAAGAGTTCCTCTAGCCCAAGATCAGCAGGCGCAATTAAACGATTTTCGCACATCACCATGGCAGACTGGATGCGGTTTTTCAATTCCCGTACGTTTCCTGGCCAGCCATAGCGGTTTATCGCCCGCAGCGCTTGGCGACTAAACCCCCTCACAGAGCAGATCCTCTTCTCCTTAACAGTTTCGAAAAGAAACTGCGCAAGCAGTTTGATGTCCTGCCCTCGGTCCCGTAGCGGGGGCATTTTCAGCCGCAGCACGTTCAATCGGTAATAGAGGTCTTCTCGGAATTGACCCTGTCGTACAGCTTCTTCAACATCGATGTGGGTGGCTGCAATTACCCGAACATCCACGGGCATCTCTTCGTGACCGCCGATGCGATAAATGGTCCCATATTGTAGAAACCGCAGCAGGTTGACTTGCAATTCAGGCGATAGATCACCGATTTCATCCAGAAATATGGTGCCGCCAGCGGCCAGTTCGATGAACCCTATCTTACGTTGATTGGCGCCGGTAAATGCGCCCTTCTCGTAACCAAAGAGCTCCGACTGGATTAAACCGGCCGGCAGAGCACCGCAATTAAGGGCTATAAAGGGGCCCTTGGAACGAACAGAATGGTTATGAATAGCCTGCGCCGCGAGTTCCTTGCCCGTACCACTCTCCCCTGTGATTAACACTGGCATATCGACGCGCACCAGCTTGGCTATGCTGCGGAATACCTTCTGCATCGCGGCGCTAGCCCCCGCCATTCCGTAGTGGCTGAAGTCCTCATTTTGTTGCCAAAATACACTTTTTTTCACGTCGGCCATCCCATAAGCATGGCCGAGGGTGATAAGCAGACGGTTAAGATCAGTGGGCAGCGTATGATAATCGTAAAAATGCTCTGCGATCAGTTGACGGATATTCCGGTTTTCCATGCTGGCCGAAGACACCAAGGCGATCCATTCCATCTGCATTCCTTCATGAAGAAGATCGTAGATGGCTCGTTGTAAGAACTCGTCTTCAAGAGGCTCTAATTGGACCAGTCCCAGGCACAAATTATGCTCGTTGAGCAGATCCCGGGCCCTTAAAAAATCAGATACTATATAGATGTCCTGACCGGCTGATCTAATCTGTGAACTGAGCGAGCAATTGTGATCCGGTGTTAAATAGAGGATCTTCGGACTTTCCTTGATGGTCAATGGGGTGTAGACCTCTCGTTTACATGAGCTGGGGTGTCGCTATGCTCGTGATGCATTTCGGCCGTCCTGTTCCTGAAATGCACTCGCACGACGCGACAGGTTATTGGTGCCGCGATTCGTCCTGCGTCCGCAGCGTCGCACCACTGCGCGGTGCGACACAGCTCCCACAATGTCTTTACGGCGCATGCGTCTCCTGCTTCGCCCGTCGACGCGCGCCTATCGCGGGCTCGACTTCGCCTTCGGCTCTCCATGTCTCGTCGGGGGTCGGGGAATTTGTCAATAGAGTTCCCTATAAATCAAGATAAATTGTTAGCGGGGTTTTTTAGCT
The genomic region above belongs to Pseudomonadota bacterium and contains:
- a CDS encoding sigma-54 dependent transcriptional regulator — encoded protein: MTIKESPKILYLTPDHNCSLSSQIRSAGQDIYIVSDFLRARDLLNEHNLCLGLVQLEPLEDEFLQRAIYDLLHEGMQMEWIALVSSASMENRNIRQLIAEHFYDYHTLPTDLNRLLITLGHAYGMADVKKSVFWQQNEDFSHYGMAGASAAMQKVFRSIAKLVRVDMPVLITGESGTGKELAAQAIHNHSVRSKGPFIALNCGALPAGLIQSELFGYEKGAFTGANQRKIGFIELAAGGTIFLDEIGDLSPELQVNLLRFLQYGTIYRIGGHEEMPVDVRVIAATHIDVEEAVRQGQFREDLYYRLNVLRLKMPPLRDRGQDIKLLAQFLFETVKEKRICSVRGFSRQALRAINRYGWPGNVRELKNRIQSAMVMCENRLIAPADLGLEELFEKPYPLNLREAKERAEKATVERGLVQTDNCVLETARALGVSHVTLYRLIKKYGITIQR